The Armatimonadota bacterium genome contains a region encoding:
- a CDS encoding histidine triad nucleotide-binding protein, giving the protein MPTLFTKIINGEIPGEIVYQDERCVALRDISPQAPIHLLIVPRAEIPGVAEVPESGDHQFLLNAARAVAEQLGIESYRLVINQGEDAGQTVPHLHVHLLAGRKLNWPPG; this is encoded by the coding sequence GCGAAATCCCGGGCGAAATCGTATACCAAGACGAGCGCTGTGTTGCTCTTCGAGATATCTCGCCGCAAGCTCCGATCCACCTGCTGATTGTGCCCCGCGCAGAGATTCCTGGCGTGGCAGAAGTGCCGGAATCTGGCGACCACCAATTTTTGCTTAATGCGGCTCGTGCGGTCGCCGAACAGCTTGGAATCGAAAGCTATCGGCTCGTGATCAATCAAGGCGAGGATGCCGGGCAGACCGTTCCTCATTTACACGTCCACCTGTTGGCAGGGCGCAAGCTGAACTGGCCACCTGGTTAG